The following nucleotide sequence is from Actinomycetes bacterium.
CCGGCGGGCATCCCGCTCGTGCCCGGGGGCCTGGATCGGCTGACGCCGGCGGGCATCCCGCTCGTGCCCGGGGGACCGGATCGGCCCGTGCCGGCGGGACCGGGTCGGCCGGCGCAAGCGGCCATCCCGATCGTGCCGGCGGGCTGGGGTCGCCGGCCGCCGGGTCGGGAGGCGTACGCTCGCCGGGCACGCCGAGGCCGAGGAGGAGGAAGCCCAGCATGACCGAGATCCTCGAGGACCAGCAGTTCGAGCTGCCCGACCGGCCGTCCCGCTCCGGACCGCCGGTCAGGGTCGAGCCGAGCCCGCGCCGGGTCCGCGTCGTCTTCAACCACGTCACCGTCGCCGACTCCACCCGCGTCCTGCTTCTGCTCGAGCGCGGGCACCTGCCGGTCTACTACTTCCCGGTCGACGACGTCCGCCTCGACCTGCTGGAGCCGACTGCCAAGTCGACCCACTGCCCGCACAAGGGGGACGCGTCCTACTGGACGCTCACGGTCGGGGACCGGGTGAGCGAGAACGCGGTGTGGGGCTACCAGGAGCCGCTGCCCGCCAGCGCCGAGATCAAGGGGCACGTCGCCTTCTACTGGAACCGGGTCGACGCCTGGTACGAGGAGGACGACGAGGTGTTCGCCCACCCCCGCGACCCCTACCACCGCGTCGACGTGCTGCACAGCTCCCGCCACGTCCGGGTCGAGCTCGGCGGCCAGACCGTGGCCGACACCCGGCGCCCACGCCTGCTGTTCGAGACCGGCCTGCCCACCCGTTACTACATCCCGCAGGCCGACGTGCGCATGGACCTGCTCGAGCCGACCGACACCGTCACCCGCTGCCCCTACAAGGGGCTGGCGTCCTACTGGACGGCCCGGGTCGGGGACCAGGTGACCAAGGACGTCGCCTGGGGCTACCCGTCCCCGATCCCCGAGTGCCCGAAGATCGAGCAGCTCGTCTGCTTCTTCAACGAGCAGGTTGACGCCGTGTACGTCGACGGCGAGCTCCAGCCCGTGCCGAAGTCGCCCTGGTCGCGACGTGGCGCCTGAACGTCCCCGGCTATGATCCCCGGGCCTCGTCCACGAGCACGGCGGGGCCGCCGTCCGCAGCGCCTCGCCGGGAGGAGGATGCGCCGATGACGGTCGACTTGCGCTCCGACACCATGACCCGACCCACGCCCGCGATGCGCGAGGCCATGGCCGGCGCGGAGGTGGGCGACGACGTCTGGCGCGAGGACCCTACTGTCAAGCGGCTCGAGGCGGCCGTGGCCGAGCGCTTCGGCCGGGAGGCGGCCCTGTTCGTCCCATCGGGCACCATGGGCAACCAGATCTGCCTGCGTCTCGCCGCCCGGCCGGGGACCGAGTGCCTGGCCAACGAGGACAACCACATCCTCTGGTACGAGTCGGGGGCGGCGCCCCTGCTGAGCGGGATCCAGATCCACGCGGTGGCCGGTGCCCGGGGCCGGCTCGACCCGGCCGCGGCCCGGGCGCGGGTCCGGCCGGCCGAGTACGGCGTGCCGACCACGGCGATCGCGGTCGAGCAGACCCACAACCGGGGTGGCGGCGCCGTCCAGCCACTCGCCGAGCTCGACGAGCTGCGCGCCGTCGCCGACGGGGCGGACCTGCACTTCCACTGCGACGGCGCCCGCATCTGGAACGCCGCGGTCGCCTCGGGCACCCCGCTCGAGCGGTACGGCGCGCTGTTCGACTCGCTGTCGGTCTGCTTCTCCAAGGGCCTGGCCGCGCCGGTCGGCTCGGCCGTGGTCGGCGACCACGACTTCGTGGAGCGGGCCCGCCAGGTCCGCCAGCTCCTCGGCGGCGGCATGCGCCAGTCCGGGGTGCTGGCCGCGGCCGCGCTCGTCGCCCTCGACCAGATGGTGGACCGCCTGGCCGACGACCACGCCAACGCCCGGCGCACCGCCGAGACGGTGGCCGCCGCCGTGCCCGGCAGCACCGACCCGGCCCTGGCCGAGACCAACATGGTCCTGCTGGACGCTAGGGCGTTCGGCAGCGACGGCTCCGACCTGGTCAAGCGCCTGGCCAGCGCGGGCGTGCTGGCCGCGGCCACCGGCCCCGACCAGGTCCGGCTCGTCTTCCACTACGAGGTCAGCGGCGGCGACGCCGACCGGGCCGCCCGCGCCATCGCCGCCGCATGACCCCTGGCGACGCCGCTCCGCAGCCCGGGAAGCCGGTCGCGCGCACCCTGGACCTCCCTGGCGCGCCCACCCCGGACCTGGCGGGCGCGCGGACTATGGACCTGGCAGGCGCGCGCACCCCGGCCCTCCCGGGCGCGCGCACCGCGGGCCTGCCGCTCTCGCGCACCGCGGGCCTGCCGCTCTCGCTGGCCGACGTGGAGGCGGCGGCCGCCCGGATCGCCGGGCGGGTGCACCACACGCCGGTGCTCACCTCCCGGCTGCTGGACGCCGCCCTCGGCTGCCGCGTGTTCCTCAAGGCCGAGCACCTGCAGCGCGTGGGGGCGTTCAAGGCCAGGGGGGCGGCCAACGCCGTCTGGGCGCTGGACCCCGAGACCCGGGCCAGGGGGGTGATCGCGGTCAGCTCCGGCAACCACGCCCAGGCGGTCGCGCTGGCCGCCGCCGAGGCGGGGATCCCGGCCGTGGTCGTCATGCCCGAGGACTCCAACCCGGCCAAGCTCGCCGCCACCCGCGCCTACGGGGCCGAGGTGGTCAGCCAGGGCGTCACCCACGAGCGCCGCGACCAGGTCGTGCGCGAGCTGGCCGCCGAGCGCTCGCTGCACCTGATCCACCCCTACGACGACCCGGCGGTGATGGCCGGGCAAGGCACGGCCGCCCTCGAGCTGCTCGACGAGGTCGGCGACCTCGACCTGGTCTGCGTCCCCGTCGGTGGCGGCGGGCTGATCGCGGGCACCGCGACGGCTGTCAAGGGCCGGTCGCCGGGCACCCGGGTCGTGGGGGTCGAGCCAGCCGCGGCGGCCGACACGCGCGCGTCCCTGGCCGCCGGTCGGCGCGTGGCGCTGCCGGCCGCGCCGGTCACGATCGCCGACGGCGTGCGCGCGCTCACCCCTGGCGAGCACACCTTCCCGGTGGTCCAGCGGCTGGTCGACGAGGTGGTCACCGTCACCGACGCCGAGCTGCTCGACGCGCTCGCCCTGGTCTGGTCGCGCACCAAGCAGCTCGTGGAGCCGTCCGCCGCCCTGCCGCTGGCGGCGCTCGCAACCGGGGCGGTCACCGGCCGCCGGGTCGGGGTTATCCTCTCCGGCGGCAACGTCGACGCGGCCGCCCTTGCCGCCGCCCTCGGCCAGCACACCGAGCCCTGACCACCCGTGGATATCGTGGGCCACACAGCAGTCTGTTGCTGACTCAACGTGCGTTTTGGCTGACTCAACGTGCGTGCTGGTTCAGGTGTCATACCGGCTGATGCGGGCGAGCAGGGCGGCGATGGCAGCGGCGTCCGGTGACGATTCACCGCGGAGCGCGACCAGGTCCCGGTGGAGATCGGCGAGTACGGTGCGCGCCTCGTCGTACTGGCGGGCGCCGGCGAGCAAGAGGCCGATCTGGCGGCGTACGTCGAGGGCGCGCTCATCGGAGGCACTGGCTACCTGGGACCAGTCGTGGAGGAACTCACGGAACGCGAGGAGTGCTTCTGTGTTCTCGCCCAGGGCCGCTCGGCAGGTCGCCGCGTAATAGCGGCAGTCCAGCACGGAGCGGTCGCCAGCTCCGTACCGCTCGGTGAACTGGGCTCCAGCTGCTTGGAACTCGGCCAGGGCGCGCCGGTATGAACCGGCCACGAAGAGGACGTTTGCCAGGCTGAAGCGGAGCTCGGCCGCCAGGACGTCGCCGCTGCCGCATCGTGCAATCGCCGCCAAGAGCACGTCGGTGGCCCGGGCGAAGTGGCCGGCCTTGGCGAGCTCCTCCGCCTGGGCCGTTGCGGCGTCGGCCTCGCTCTCCGACAGCGGCGCGAGGCTGGCCGACTCCAGCGGCACGGGTGCCGGCGCGTCGCGGCGCGGGGTCGCCGCCATCGGCCGGGTGAAGGGGCGGGTCGGATCCAGTTCGTCACGAACGACGCCGGAGGTGCTGGTCCGGGCGTAGGGCAAGAGCGTCTCGTAGATGTCGCCCGCGTCAGGTCGCTGTTCCGGGCTCTTGGCCAGCAGCGCGAGGACAAGGGTTTCGATCGGCTCCGGTACGTCCGGTCGCAGGGTCCTGACAGGTATGGGCGGGGTGTGGACGTGGTGCCACTGGACCGACATCCCGCCGGTGGCCTGGAACGGCGGGTGGCCGGTGAGCGTCTCGTGCAGCACGCAGCCGAGCGCGTAGAGGTCGGTGGCTGGTCCGACCGCATTGGCGAGCGTCTGCTCGGGTGACATGTACGGGGGCGTGCCCACGGTCTGGCCAGCCATCGTGAGCCTGGTGATCTCGCCGGCGCCGAGCAGCGCCGCCACGCCGAAGTCGAGCACCTTCACGATCCCACCGGGGGTGATGAACAGGTTGCGCGGCTTGATGTCGCGGTGGACGACCGAGATCCGGTGGACCTCGGTGAGGACGGAAGCCAGCTGCGCCGCGACGGCGGCGGCCCAGCCGACCGGCGGCGCGTTCTCGTGGTAGTCGTGCTCGGCGATGAGGTCGGCCAGTTCGGCACCGGTGAGCAGCTGCATCACCAGGAAGAGCTCGCCGGTCGCCTCGTCGATGCCGGTGTCGTGGACGGCTGGGATCCCGGGATGGGCCAGCCCGGCCGTGATGCGCACCTCCCGGAGGAACCGCTGGCGTGCGTTCTCGGCGGCCGCCGCCTGCTCGGCGAGGACCGAGTCGGCAGCCGCGCCGGCCTGGCCTGCCGGCGCGATGGCTGACCCGCTGGGCTGTTTCATCAGCTTGACCGCGACTCGCCGGTCGAGGCGGAGGTCGTAACCGGCCCACACCTCACCCATGCCGCCTTGACCGATCGGATGATCGAGCTGGTAGCGCCCGGCGATCACTCGGTCGGGTACGCTCCACGTCGTCTCGGTCACAGCGCTTCAGCTCACCAAGCGGATCAAGCGACCATCGGGTGGTCAGGCCCCTGTCGCGACGTTCGGGACGTTACCGCTCCCGCCGGTCTGGTGCAGCCGCCGCTCGGCCTCCCGCCTTGCCGGGCGGCGGATCAAGTCGTACGACTGCTTCCGCGCGACTTGGGTGAACACCTCATGGAACGCGGGGTCGTCGAAGAATCGCTGGACCAGGGTCTCGTTGGCTTCGGCCCGTTCGATGACCACCCGCTCCAGGTGCTTGTCGAAGACCTGCCCGAACTTGTCGAGGTCATTGGCGAGCCCTGCTTGCGCCACGACTGGGTCCTCGGCCGCGGCGACGATCATCTGGCCGTACAGGACCTGGTCGGCGGTGCCCAGGTCGAGCCCGTACTCCTTGTTGACCTCCGCGATCACCTGGGCGAGCGGCATATCCTCGGCATCGTGGGCGACCCGGCCGGCGTCGTGGGCGAACCCGGGCAGCATCCGCTGGCCCTCAGGCGCAAGGCTGACGTCGCCCTCACCGGTCTTGACGATCCGCAGATGGGTCAAGTCGACCTGGCCGATGTCCACGCCCGCGTCCTGGCGGCGTGGCAACCGGTTCCACAGGAACCTCCCGTAGAGGTAGAGCGCCTCCAGTTCCGGATCGCCGTAGCCGACGACCTGGGAGAGGAAGCCGTACGCGCGGACGTAGTCGTTGAGCGCCGCGCGGAACTCCTCCGCAGTGTCCAGCTCGGAGTCGGCGAGCGCCGCGTAGCGGTCGCGGGCCGGGTCGGTGAGCCGGTAGAGCTGGGCGTGCGATCGCTCCAGCTGGTTCTGGGTCGCCGAGGCGGGTGCCGCCGCCAGGTACGCCTCGGCGAACGCGGTGATCTCCGAGTCGACGAGCAACTGGTACCCCTTGAGCTCCCGCTCCTTGACGTAGAGCAGGTTCGGGTCGGTCGGCTCGGCGAGCGCCTGCTCGAAGTACGGCTCGAACGCTGTCTGGATCTCCCCGGGCGCGTTGGCGAAGTCGAGCACGCACACGTCATCCTGGCTCTTGAGCGGATGGATGCGGTTGAGCCGGGACAGGGTCTGCACGGCGGCCACACCGACCAGCGGCTTGTCCACGTACATGGTGGTCAGCAGCGGCTGGTCGAAGCCGGTCTGGTACTTCTCGGCGACGACGAGGATGCGGTACTCCTGCTGGTCACGGGTTGCCGCATGCGGGTCGTCGGCCTTCACGTACTCGAACCGGGACGGCAGCACGCTCTCGGGGGAAGCCGTTGAGCTTCGGCTCGGTGTAGTCGATCCCGTCGAGGGTGATCGTGCCGGAGAACGCGACCAGCGTCGCGCAGCCGGTGAGCTCCCGCTTGGCGATGTACGACCGGATCGCCTGGTAGAGCTTGACCGCGTGCTCCCGGGAGCGGGTCACCACCATCGCCCTGGCCCGGCCGCCCAGCCGTCCCATGGCGTGCGTGCGGAAGTGGTCGACGATGATCTGCGCACGCTGCTCCTGCGAGGTCGGGTGCAGCTCCGCGGCGCGCACCAGCTTCGCCTTCGCCTTGCGCGGGTCGACCTGCCGGTCCGCCTCGTCCGCCGCGGCGTTCCGCAGCCGCCAGTACGTCTGGTAGGTCAGGTAGTTGCGCAGCACGTCGAGGATGAACCCCTCCTCGATCGCCTGCCGCATCGAATAGGTGTGGAACGGCTCCATCACCCCGGTGACCGGGTGCGGTGTGCCGAACAGCTCCAGCGTCTTGGCCTTCGGCGTCGCGGTGAAGGCGAAGTACGACAGGTTCGGGTGGCGGCCCCGGGCCAGCGCGGCAGCGGTCAGCGGGTCGCCGTCGTCATCGACGTCGTCGCTGCCGAGCCGCCCGAGCACACGCTTGAGCGCCGCGGCGGACTCCCCGGACTGCGAGGAGTGCGCCTCGTCGATGATGACCGCGTACCGCTTGTCGCCAAGCCCTGAGACCTTGTCCAGGACGAACGGGAACTTCTGCAGCGTGGTGATGACGATCCGCGCGGTCTGCCCCGACAGGGCCTGGGCCAGCTGCTCGGAGCTCTCGTCGATCCGCTGCACCACCCCGGAGACATGCTCGAACTGGTAGATCGTGTCCTGCAGCTGCCGGTCCAGCACCCTGCGGTCGGTGATCACGATCACCTTGTCGAAGACCGGCTGGTTGGGACCGAGCCGCCCCTCGCGTGCCGCCGCGTCGGTCGCGACCAGGCCCTCGGGGGTGTGCAGCGAGGAGAGCCGGTGCGCCAGCCACGCGATCGTGTTCGACTTGCCCGACCCGGCCGAGTGCATGACCAGGTAGTTGGTACCGGCACCGTGGGACGCGGCGTGGGTGGTCAGCTCCCGGACCGCGTGCCACTGGTGGAACCGGGGGAAGATCAGCGGCTTGGCGTGGGCGTCACCGCGCCGGGACACCGGGGCCCGGCCCCTCTTGGCGTTCTCGTCCTCGACGTGCAGGAACCGGTGGATCAGGTCGAGCCAGGAGTCCGGCTGCCATACCTGCTCCCACAGGTAGGAGGTCCGGTAGTAGCCGGGTGCGGCCGGCGGGTTGCCAGCCCCGCCCGAGCGGCCCGGGCCATCCGAGCCGGTGCTGAACGGCAGGAACCGCGTCTTCGCCCCGGCCAGCCGGGTGGTGATGAAGACCAGGTCCGGGTCCACCGCGAAGTGGACGAGGGCACGGCGGGCGAAGAGGAGTTCCTTGGGATCCCGGTCCTGGCGGTACTGTGCCTTCGCGTGCTCGACGGTCTGACCGGTCAGCGGGTTCTTCAACTCGGCCGTGGCAACGGGAACACCGTTGAGGAAGAGCACCAGGTCGAGAGACTTGTGCGGGTCCCGGATCGAGTAGTGCAGTTGCCTCATCACCGTGAGCCGGTTGGCCTTGTAGTTGTCCAAGGCGCCCTGCGCGAGCGTGTGGCTCGGACGGAAGTACGCCAGCTTTATCGTGACACCCCGGTCCTTCACCCCGTGCCGCAGCACGTCCAGCGCGCCACGGTCGTCGATCTCCTTGGCGACCAGCCTCGCGAACTCCGCCTGCGCCGCGTTGGCGCCGCCGTGCGCCACGATCAGCCGCTCCCATTCCGTAACTATTCAGGGTGACGTGGCGGGTAGCCAGGCGTTGCCCTCGAACAGCTGGCGCAGGGCCGCCAGAGGGTTGACGCCGTGCTTGCGCGCGGTCGAGACGTAGGAGCGCACGGTGAGGAACGCTTGTGCGCCGTCCAGGGTCCGCCAGCACCCCGCGATCTTCTGTTGGAGCTTGACCATGCGGATGTCGCGCTCTGCCAGATTGTTGGTGGGCGGGACCCGCAGGTCTTTGAGGAACTGGCAGACCTCGTCACGGTGGATGTCCAGCCGTTCCAGCAGGCACACCGCGGGCGGGCGCTTGGGCCGGCGGCGCTGGCCCGGCGAGCGTGGCGTGGGGGGGTTGGCGGCGTGGCCCTTGGCGAGGATCTGCTCGTAGCGGCCCTGCAATCCCTGCAGGACAGCGGCGTCCAGCCGGTCGGCACCGCCAGCACGGGCCGTTGCGGCCTGCCCGCACGCCATCGACAGCCACTCG
It contains:
- a CDS encoding DUF427 domain-containing protein yields the protein MTEILEDQQFELPDRPSRSGPPVRVEPSPRRVRVVFNHVTVADSTRVLLLLERGHLPVYYFPVDDVRLDLLEPTAKSTHCPHKGDASYWTLTVGDRVSENAVWGYQEPLPASAEIKGHVAFYWNRVDAWYEEDDEVFAHPRDPYHRVDVLHSSRHVRVELGGQTVADTRRPRLLFETGLPTRYYIPQADVRMDLLEPTDTVTRCPYKGLASYWTARVGDQVTKDVAWGYPSPIPECPKIEQLVCFFNEQVDAVYVDGELQPVPKSPWSRRGA
- a CDS encoding GntG family PLP-dependent aldolase translates to MTVDLRSDTMTRPTPAMREAMAGAEVGDDVWREDPTVKRLEAAVAERFGREAALFVPSGTMGNQICLRLAARPGTECLANEDNHILWYESGAAPLLSGIQIHAVAGARGRLDPAAARARVRPAEYGVPTTAIAVEQTHNRGGGAVQPLAELDELRAVADGADLHFHCDGARIWNAAVASGTPLERYGALFDSLSVCFSKGLAAPVGSAVVGDHDFVERARQVRQLLGGGMRQSGVLAAAALVALDQMVDRLADDHANARRTAETVAAAVPGSTDPALAETNMVLLDARAFGSDGSDLVKRLASAGVLAAATGPDQVRLVFHYEVSGGDADRAARAIAAA
- a CDS encoding threonine/serine dehydratase, with the protein product MTPGDAAPQPGKPVARTLDLPGAPTPDLAGARTMDLAGARTPALPGARTAGLPLSRTAGLPLSLADVEAAAARIAGRVHHTPVLTSRLLDAALGCRVFLKAEHLQRVGAFKARGAANAVWALDPETRARGVIAVSSGNHAQAVALAAAEAGIPAVVVMPEDSNPAKLAATRAYGAEVVSQGVTHERRDQVVRELAAERSLHLIHPYDDPAVMAGQGTAALELLDEVGDLDLVCVPVGGGGLIAGTATAVKGRSPGTRVVGVEPAAAADTRASLAAGRRVALPAAPVTIADGVRALTPGEHTFPVVQRLVDEVVTVTDAELLDALALVWSRTKQLVEPSAALPLAALATGAVTGRRVGVILSGGNVDAAALAAALGQHTEP
- a CDS encoding serine/threonine-protein kinase, whose protein sequence is MTETTWSVPDRVIAGRYQLDHPIGQGGMGEVWAGYDLRLDRRVAVKLMKQPSGSAIAPAGQAGAAADSVLAEQAAAAENARQRFLREVRITAGLAHPGIPAVHDTGIDEATGELFLVMQLLTGAELADLIAEHDYHENAPPVGWAAAVAAQLASVLTEVHRISVVHRDIKPRNLFITPGGIVKVLDFGVAALLGAGEITRLTMAGQTVGTPPYMSPEQTLANAVGPATDLYALGCVLHETLTGHPPFQATGGMSVQWHHVHTPPIPVRTLRPDVPEPIETLVLALLAKSPEQRPDAGDIYETLLPYARTSTSGVVRDELDPTRPFTRPMAATPRRDAPAPVPLESASLAPLSESEADAATAQAEELAKAGHFARATDVLLAAIARCGSGDVLAAELRFSLANVLFVAGSYRRALAEFQAAGAQFTERYGAGDRSVLDCRYYAATCRAALGENTEALLAFREFLHDWSQVASASDERALDVRRQIGLLLAGARQYDEARTVLADLHRDLVALRGESSPDAAAIAALLARISRYDT
- a CDS encoding type I restriction endonuclease, translating into MAHGGANAAQAEFARLVAKEIDDRGALDVLRHGVKDRGVTIKLAYFRPSHTLAQGALDNYKANRLTVMRQLHYSIRDPHKSLDLVLFLNGVPVATAELKNPLTGQTVEHAKAQYRQDRDPKELLFARRALVHFAVDPDLVFITTRLAGAKTRFLPFSTGSDGPGRSGGAGNPPAAPGYYRTSYLWEQVWQPDSWLDLIHRFLHVEDENAKRGRAPVSRRGDAHAKPLIFPRFHQWHAVRELTTHAASHGAGTNYLVMHSAGSGKSNTIAWLAHRLSSLHTPEGLVATDAAAREGRLGPNQPVFDKVIVITDRRVLDRQLQDTIYQFEHVSGVVQRIDESSEQLAQALSGQTARIVITTLQKFPFVLDKVSGLGDKRYAVIIDEAHSSQSGESAAALKRVLGRLGSDDVDDDGDPLTAAALARGRHPNLSYFAFTATPKAKTLELFGTPHPVTGVMEPFHTYSMRQAIEEGFILDVLRNYLTYQTYWRLRNAAADEADRQVDPRKAKAKLVRAAELHPTSQEQRAQIIVDHFRTHAMGRLGGRARAMVVTRSREHAVKLYQAIRSYIAKRELTGCATLVAFSGTITLDGIDYTEPKLNGFPRERAAVPVRVREGRRPACGNP